DNA sequence from the Methanolobus psychrophilus R15 genome:
AAACCAATATACAATCATTCAAAGTTACTGAACGTATAAAAGCAAAAGCGTTTGAGTTACTCGAGAAGTATCCAGAAGGTCTGCATTGGTCAGAACTGCTCTCAAAGATTAAGGCATCAGCTCCAACTTTTCAGCCGAAAACGGTCAATGGATGCATCTGCAAACTTGTCGAAAACTTCCCTGACAGGATTTACAAGCCATCTAAAGGGCTTTTCCGGCTACTGAAATATAAATAGACCTTCTCCTCACATGAACATGTTAGCCATGAGAAAGAACCTCCCAAAACTCCATCATGCTCTTATTGAGGCTGAGACATTATTGGAAAGATAAAATGAAGTTGCTTCATAAAACTGATTAATCTTATATGGTTTTAAAAGGTATCTTATATTATTCTTTTCCAGGAACTCTTTTTCATTCTCACGTATAATACATGCCGTAACAACAACAACTGGAGTATTAGAATTCAAAGTCCTTTTTAGTCTTTGAAGCACTTCAAAGCCATCAACTTTAGGAAGCTGCATATCTAATATTATTAGGTCAAAAAGGTATTTGTTGACAAGTTCCAATGCTTGTTTTCCATCATTTGCTACTTCTGATGTGTAACCTTTCGTTTCAAGGAGACAAACAACCAGTTCCATGCTCTCAATATTGTCTTCCACTACAAGGACACTTTTCACGTTACTCACTCCCTTAGGCTCTACAACAAGCGATATTGATGTATGATCAAGAAGAAATTAGAGGTGCTAATGTTCTTATCATTTTATCGAAGCTGTAGATGTGGCTATTAATTCCCAAAAAGAGTTCTTTTTACATATAGTTTACTGATATAATATTAGTTTAATAGTATAATTTCAGATATAATTATGAAGGAAGCAAACATACATACACATTCCCTCCTTCCCATTACTTTTTAAAGAACCTGAGCTTAAAAACAGGAGTTGCTGCTCTTTGATGCGTAACATTATATAATATTGAAATAAATAATTAAAGTAACTATTATATAATGCGATACGTATCAAAATTTACTTCTTTATAACTGAAGTCAATCTTAATTACATACTGGTGTTTCAGATGATATATGGTGAGATGGAAGTTCTTGGCATAGCAGATGTGCCACATATTTCTACGATGTTTTACCTTAATACTACAAAATGGATACAATGGAAAATTCGGATAAACGACGAAAACCTGGAGATTCAAGCAGAAGACAGTATCACTGAGATTCCCCTGAAGGATATCATATTTGT
Encoded proteins:
- a CDS encoding response regulator receiver protein, translating into MKSVLVVEDNIESMELVVCLLETKGYTSEVANDGKQALELVNKYLFDLIILDMQLPKVDGFEVLQRLKRTLNSNTPVVVVTACIIRENEKEFLEKNNIRYLLKPYKINQFYEATSFYLSNNVSASIRA